Proteins encoded together in one Dehalococcoidia bacterium window:
- a CDS encoding flippase-like domain-containing protein, which yields MPPPNSQRPQSIRRRVFSWPTLLSYGVAIALIGLLVARFDLEWGQAWQSIRSINPWLYGLAIIAYYISFAFRGARWRILARNAESRRPELTKLPSTASTSVLIIIGWFVNSVAWLRLGDAYRAYAYSEDSGSSFSWSLGTLLAERLLDMVTVAVLIVVSVLLFTATSGLAISWYIVFAAPAMTVLILLVVVAMRFYGTRLARLLPARLEEAYDRFHQGTLGSLDLLPTVLSLGVIGWLLEMARLYLVLQALDIDAGLALIPVVALGHAILSTVPTPGGVGAVEPGVTGLFLLELSRPDAVAATITDRSITYLSIVLVGGLLFLARQLMRIRKRSRENHHVPSGSGST from the coding sequence ATGCCTCCGCCCAATTCACAGCGTCCCCAGTCGATCAGGCGACGTGTTTTCTCGTGGCCCACGCTGCTCTCCTATGGAGTAGCAATCGCGCTGATCGGACTTCTGGTTGCGAGGTTCGATCTCGAATGGGGCCAGGCATGGCAGAGCATCCGGTCCATCAACCCCTGGCTGTACGGTCTTGCAATCATCGCCTACTACATCAGTTTCGCGTTCAGAGGGGCAAGGTGGCGGATTCTCGCCCGCAACGCCGAATCGCGCCGACCGGAACTGACGAAGCTGCCCTCAACAGCCTCAACGTCCGTGCTTATCATCATCGGCTGGTTCGTCAACTCTGTCGCCTGGCTCCGACTTGGCGACGCATACAGGGCGTACGCCTATTCGGAAGACTCCGGCTCCTCTTTCTCGTGGAGCCTCGGCACCCTTCTCGCAGAGAGACTCCTCGACATGGTCACCGTCGCCGTACTGATCGTTGTGAGCGTGCTGCTGTTTACCGCCACCAGCGGCCTTGCCATCTCCTGGTACATCGTCTTCGCTGCACCGGCCATGACCGTGCTGATCTTACTGGTCGTCGTCGCAATGCGATTCTACGGAACACGGCTTGCCCGGCTCCTTCCGGCGAGGCTCGAAGAGGCTTACGACCGGTTCCACCAGGGAACCCTGGGCAGTCTCGACCTGTTGCCCACAGTGCTGTCACTCGGAGTTATCGGATGGCTGCTCGAGATGGCCAGGCTGTACCTCGTTCTGCAGGCACTGGACATCGACGCAGGACTCGCATTGATTCCCGTCGTCGCCCTCGGACACGCGATCCTGAGCACTGTTCCCACTCCGGGTGGCGTGGGCGCCGTTGAACCCGGAGTTACGGGACTCTTCCTGCTGGAGCTGAGTCGACCCGACGCGGTCGCGGCCACCATAACCGACAGGTCGATTACGTATCTCAGCATCGTGCTAGTCGGCGGTCTTCTATTCCTGGCAAGACAGCTAATGCGCATCAGGAAAAGGAGCAGGGAGAACCATCACGTGCCCTCCGGTTCAGGCAGTACGTGA
- the rsmG gene encoding 16S rRNA (guanine(527)-N(7))-methyltransferase RsmG — MGLVIEQSQVCMFQRYYHTLLEWNSRMNLTAVTGWEQVQRRHFLDSLSLSTVIEANKLEVCRFIDVGSGAGLPGIPMKIAFPCMTGTLLDATGKKVQFLRHVVDTLSLSGLEARHGRAEELARLPELREQFDLVVSRAVAPMSVLAELTLPFCRPGGFVAVHKTSTAADEIEEARHAIHTLGGEVREPFKFDLDDSESSRLLLVIAKVDLTPERYPRRSGIPSKRPLSNQ; from the coding sequence TTGGGTCTGGTTATTGAGCAGTCTCAGGTCTGCATGTTTCAGCGGTACTACCACACCCTGCTGGAATGGAACTCCAGGATGAACCTGACGGCTGTGACCGGCTGGGAGCAGGTGCAGCGCCGACACTTTCTTGACTCGCTGTCACTCTCAACCGTTATAGAGGCCAACAAACTGGAAGTGTGCCGGTTCATCGATGTCGGAAGCGGGGCCGGGCTTCCCGGCATCCCAATGAAGATTGCATTTCCATGCATGACGGGCACGCTGTTGGATGCCACAGGCAAGAAGGTGCAGTTCCTGCGTCATGTGGTCGACACACTGTCGCTGTCAGGCCTGGAAGCGCGTCATGGACGCGCGGAGGAGCTTGCCCGCCTGCCTGAACTGCGCGAGCAGTTCGACCTTGTCGTCTCACGTGCAGTGGCGCCAATGTCCGTACTTGCCGAGCTGACCTTGCCCTTCTGCCGTCCCGGCGGCTTTGTGGCGGTCCACAAGACATCGACCGCGGCTGACGAGATAGAAGAGGCCCGCCACGCCATACATACTCTCGGAGGCGAAGTCAGAGAACCCTTCAAGTTTGACCTGGACGACTCCGAGTCCTCGCGATTGCTGCTTGTAATCGCCAAGGTAGACCTGACCCCTGAAAGATACCCACGGCGTTCGGGCATACCATCCAAGCGTCCGCTCTCCAACCAGTGA
- a CDS encoding sigma-70 family RNA polymerase sigma factor produces the protein MDYENADDRQLIEGICLRDRAALEALYTKYSGPVYSLAMHMLRDAGAAEEVAQDTFFNIWRRANSYKAPRGSVTSWLFSIAHNRTIDELRKRKRDYNRIRHGVDLSNRPTESRGDDPTEYAMAQFEGSRLKDALTTLRPEQREVVVLAYFGGLTHSEISKHLDQPLGTVKTRMRLAIKKLRDVLEPQIRESAEQLFRSYLLGELDESQASRVETHVESCASCGLLLEGDGETLARLAHSVPQTTAPSHVKDRLFGLIESEAESSRPLDRLVESWSLYAEDVLRSLSVQSGKLGLAGLAIALILGGVWFYDRLNEISPEQPATVLEGDELSSRHEALLMSSSPGASVNMLRGTGPGESARGLLVASRTSDRALLLVVDLPPLPRGMVYQVWLIKGSLMHSAGWFTVDSTGYGQTVIIPVAPFWEFDAAGITIEPRGGSIDPTGVSVLSGEL, from the coding sequence ATGGATTACGAAAATGCGGACGACCGGCAGCTGATAGAGGGGATCTGCCTGCGAGATCGGGCAGCCCTCGAAGCGCTGTACACGAAATACTCGGGCCCGGTGTACTCTCTTGCCATGCATATGCTGAGAGACGCCGGAGCGGCTGAAGAGGTGGCGCAGGACACCTTCTTCAATATATGGAGGAGGGCGAACAGCTACAAGGCTCCTCGCGGGAGCGTTACGAGCTGGCTCTTCAGCATCGCACACAACCGTACAATTGACGAACTGCGTAAGCGCAAGAGAGACTACAATAGGATTCGACATGGCGTGGACCTCTCCAACAGGCCAACCGAATCGCGGGGGGACGACCCCACTGAATACGCGATGGCCCAGTTCGAGGGAAGCCGCCTCAAGGACGCGCTTACCACACTCAGGCCAGAACAGCGAGAAGTTGTGGTTCTCGCTTACTTCGGAGGGCTGACTCATTCGGAGATATCAAAACATCTCGATCAGCCACTTGGTACTGTCAAGACCAGGATGCGGCTGGCGATAAAGAAGCTCAGAGATGTCCTGGAACCGCAGATCCGAGAGTCAGCCGAGCAGTTATTCCGGTCTTACCTGCTAGGAGAGCTCGACGAATCTCAGGCGTCCCGCGTTGAGACACACGTTGAATCCTGCGCATCCTGCGGCCTTCTACTCGAGGGCGATGGCGAGACACTGGCCAGACTTGCCCACTCAGTTCCCCAGACAACAGCGCCATCCCATGTGAAGGACCGCCTTTTCGGTCTCATTGAGTCCGAGGCAGAGTCATCCCGCCCACTCGATCGGCTTGTCGAGAGCTGGTCCCTTTACGCTGAAGATGTCCTCAGGAGTCTGTCAGTCCAATCTGGCAAGCTGGGGTTGGCAGGCCTGGCAATAGCCTTAATCCTTGGTGGCGTGTGGTTCTACGACAGGCTGAACGAGATTTCCCCTGAACAACCGGCGACGGTCCTCGAGGGCGATGAATTGTCCTCTCGCCATGAGGCTTTGTTGATGTCTTCGTCGCCCGGCGCATCCGTGAATATGCTACGTGGGACTGGTCCCGGCGAGTCGGCTCGCGGCCTGCTGGTGGCGTCTCGCACGTCTGACAGGGCCCTCCTCCTGGTGGTCGATCTACCCCCTCTCCCGCGTGGAATGGTGTACCAGGTCTGGCTGATCAAAGGCAGCCTGATGCACAGTGCCGGGTGGTTCACGGTAGACTCGACTGGATACGGTCAGACTGTTATTATACCCGTGGCTCCTTTCTGGGAGTTCGATGCCGCAGGCATAACTATCGAACCCAGAGGGGGCAGCATAGACCCTACCGGCGTGAGTGTCCTGAGCGGCGAACTTTAG
- the moaA gene encoding GTP 3',8-cyclase MoaA: MTTTPPEGTNPPVLDRFRRPIRDLRISVTDRCNFRCPYCMPAEIYGERYQFLPRESLLTFEEITRLTGILVKLGVTKVRVTGGEPLVRADVDQLIAMLAALPGVDDLAMTTNAYLLPQFAQKLWDAGLRRITISLDSLDDEVFRKMNGRNFGTERVLEGIAAADEVGFSPIKINAVVQRGVNDHTIVDLARFAREHGHIVRFIEYMDVGTLNGWKMDDVVPADEIVARISAEMPLEPMSANYTGEVANRFRFADGTGEIGVIASVTKPFCGDCTRMRLSPEGQFVTCLFATSGTDLRTPLRSDATDEEIEEIVRGVWTGRDDRYSEIRTMFTDEPRKKVEMYHIGG, from the coding sequence ATGACTACTACACCCCCAGAGGGAACCAACCCACCTGTCCTGGACCGATTCCGAAGGCCCATAAGAGATCTTCGCATCTCCGTAACGGACAGGTGCAACTTCCGATGCCCATACTGCATGCCTGCCGAGATCTACGGCGAGCGTTACCAGTTCCTGCCCAGGGAGTCGCTTCTAACTTTCGAGGAGATTACCCGGCTGACCGGCATTCTCGTCAAACTCGGAGTGACTAAGGTCAGGGTCACCGGCGGTGAGCCCCTGGTGCGGGCGGATGTGGACCAGCTCATAGCCATGCTGGCAGCGCTCCCCGGCGTTGACGATCTGGCGATGACCACCAACGCTTACCTGCTCCCTCAGTTCGCTCAGAAGCTGTGGGACGCTGGCCTGCGCCGCATCACCATCAGCCTGGACTCGCTGGACGATGAAGTGTTCCGTAAGATGAACGGCCGCAACTTCGGCACCGAGCGAGTGCTGGAGGGGATTGCCGCCGCCGATGAGGTTGGCTTCAGCCCGATCAAGATCAACGCAGTCGTCCAGCGTGGTGTAAACGATCACACCATCGTGGATCTCGCGAGGTTTGCCAGGGAACACGGTCACATAGTCCGCTTCATCGAGTACATGGACGTGGGCACCCTGAACGGCTGGAAGATGGACGACGTCGTCCCAGCCGATGAGATCGTGGCCCGGATCAGCGCGGAGATGCCGCTGGAGCCGATGTCTGCCAACTACACCGGTGAAGTGGCGAACCGGTTCAGGTTCGCAGACGGTACTGGCGAAATCGGCGTCATCGCCTCAGTGACCAAGCCGTTCTGCGGTGACTGCACCAGGATGAGGCTCTCCCCGGAGGGTCAGTTCGTGACCTGCCTGTTCGCGACGTCGGGCACCGACCTGCGGACGCCCCTGCGCTCCGATGCCACTGATGAGGAGATCGAGGAGATCGTCCGAGGTGTATGGACCGGCAGGGACGACCGTTACTCTGAGATCAGGACCATGTTCACGGACGAGCCGCGCAAAAAGGTGGAGATGTACCACATAGGCGGCTAA